A stretch of the Lytechinus variegatus isolate NC3 chromosome 5, Lvar_3.0, whole genome shotgun sequence genome encodes the following:
- the LOC121415934 gene encoding neurotrypsin-like isoform X1: MEVRACWISQVACLVLCIMCMESYAVDSSIRLHAGFSENEGFVLVNLTGVWQAICKYDLDPFNVLVACRQLGFTEGYALKWEDSDYQYPSSWRPQNESKERFPIRRTKFICNGSEPSLSSCQVSDKSDDYCSIYGGVACNISAAELTTLLDSVRYSYASLTYDISNGIAEGLVLVTEIFKYGDHDHKMLVGGICNLDDRAAMLVCNRCGYPNGGKPAAFPSPERTMPMVLNELDCVHSDTLSSCRKVFSLEGNCSQAGVMNNGVQCYTSLRPSVIGALSFVAQASIIIVVAGICGICWVQRHDKNPPADRRQIYLTVSGNEVYPPGQATYQPSS; this comes from the exons ATGGAGGTTCGCGCGTGTTGGATATCCCAAGTTGCCTGTTTAGTTTTGTGTATCATGTGTATGGAGTCAT ATGCGGTTGACAGCTCGATTCGCTTGCATGCGGGATTTTCAGAGAATGAAGGATTCGTTCTAGTCAACTTGACAGGTGTATGGCAAGCCATCTGTAAATACGATCTGGACCCATTTAATGTCTTAGTAGCCTGTCGACAATTGGGATTTACTGAAGGGTATGCCCTGAAATGGGAAGACAGCGATTATCAGTACCCCAGCTCATGGCGCCCTCAAAACGAGTCAAAAGAACGCTTCCCAATAAGGAGGACCAAGTTTATATGTAATGGGAGCGAACCATCACTGTCATCCTGCCAAGTATCTGACAAATCTGATGATTACTGCTCAATATACGGAGGGGTTGCGTGCA ATATATCTGCTGCCGAATTAACAACGTTACTCGACAGCGTGAGGTATAGTTACGCTTCGCTTACATACGATATCTCCAATGGTATTGCAGAAGGGCTAGTGCTTGTCACAGAGATCTTCAAATATGGCGACCATGACCATAAAATGTTAGTTGGAGGAATATGTAATTTGGACGACCGAGCAGCAATGTTAGTATGTAATAGGTGTGGATATCCTAATGGTGGCAAG CCAGCCGCGTTCCCATCTCCAGAGAGGACGATGCCCATGGTATTGAATGAACTTGATTGTGTTCATTCAGATACGCTGTCTAGTTGCAGAAAGGTATTTTCATTGGAAGGAAACTGCAGCCAAGCGGGGGTCATGAATAACGGCGTCCAGTGTT ATACATCATTAAGGCCATCTGTTATTGGAGCGTTATCGTTTGTCGCTCAGGCATCTATCATAATTGTAGTTGCCGGTATATGTGGAATATGCTGGGTTCAGCGACACGACAAGAATCCTCCTGCTGACAGGAGACAAATCTATCTCACAGTCAGTGGAAACGAGGTCTATCCACCTGGCCAAGCAACCTATCAACCATCTAGCTGA
- the LOC121415933 gene encoding uncharacterized protein LOC121415933 → MERVTWHAWSHIVLRYVILITMSTFVTSSSIRLYGGSSEKEGVVHVKVADVKVADMWKGICNDEWDALDALVTCRQLGFTEGYAMLFNDDYVQPPPKTTDAPSVDHTRDNNLDAVDFIDDYGGRGSSRASTEFFMIMGNEFACNGSEESLLSCQYKPYNGYCRKQAGVVCDITPQQFYQLLANVQGDYEPLSYTIVPNGHSEGRVLAVQKRDYTRVIVTGGVCDLGEKVAPILCDASRGYTNGGRATQPPSFENLPMLVNRLSCNSAYWIGDCDAELSVDGACPAGVHGKGVECYTTLRPSVMGALVFAGVATIIILIVGICSIHWIRKDRKSGFNHSILRVRDDGGPVSS, encoded by the exons ATGGAGCGAGTCACTTGGCATGCTTGGAGTCACATCGTATTACGCTATGTCATACTCATCACCATGAGCACAT TTGTCACTAGCAGCTCCATTCGCCTGTATGGAGGATCTTCCGAAAAAGAGGGCGTGGTCCATGTCAAGGTGGCAGATGTCAAGGTGGCAGATATGTGGAAAGGCATTTGCAACGATGAATGGGATGCTCTCGATGCCCTGGTCACGTGTAGGCAGCTGGGATTCACGGAAGGATACGCCATGCTATTCAACGATGATTACGTTCAACCCCCTCCTAAAACTACAGATGCCCCTTCGGTTGATCATACTAGGGACAATAACTTGGATGCTGTGGATTTTATTGATGATTATGGAGGAAGGGGGTCTTCGAGGGCGTCAACCGAGTTTTTCATGATCATGGGGAATGAATTTGCTTGCAACGGAAGTGAGGAATCTCTCTTGTCCTGCCAATACAAGCCATACAACGGGTACTGTAGAAAACAGGCCGGAGTGGTTTGTG ACATCACTCCTCAACAATTTTACCAACTCCTCGCGAACGTCCAGGGCGATTACGAACCTCTTTCTTACACCATCGTCCCGAATGGCCATTCGGAAGGCCGAGTGCTGGCCGTTCAGAAACGAGACTATACACGTGTGATTGTCACCGGCGGTGTTTGTGATCTTGGTGAAAAGGTCGCTCCCATATTGTGCGACGCCTCACGGGGATACACCAATGGCGGAAGg gCAACACAGCCACCTAGCTTCGAAAACCTACCAATGCTTGTCAATAGGCTATCGTGCAATAGTGCTTACTGGATAGGGGACTGTGACGCTGAGCTCTCCGTTGATGGCGCGTGTCCTGCTGGGGTCCATGGAAAGGGCGTCGAGTGCT ACACAACACTGAGGCCGTCCGTCATGGGAGCACTGGTCTTTGCTGGCGTCGCCACCATAATCATCCTCATCGTCGGTATATGTTCTATTCATTGGATCAGGAAAGATAGGAAGTCTGGTTTTAATCATTCTATTCTCAGAGTGAGAGATGATGGCGGACCTGTGTCGAGCTAA
- the LOC121415934 gene encoding uncharacterized protein LOC121415934 isoform X2 — translation MGANHHCHPAKYLTNLMITAQYTEGLRAVDISAAELTTLLDSVRYSYASLTYDISNGIAEGLVLVTEIFKYGDHDHKMLVGGICNLDDRAAMLVCNRCGYPNGGKPAAFPSPERTMPMVLNELDCVHSDTLSSCRKVFSLEGNCSQAGVMNNGVQCYTSLRPSVIGALSFVAQASIIIVVAGICGICWVQRHDKNPPADRRQIYLTVSGNEVYPPGQATYQPSS, via the exons ATGGGAGCGAACCATCACTGTCATCCTGCCAAGTATCTGACAAATCTGATGATTACTGCTCAATATACGGAGGGGTTGCGTGCAGTAG ATATATCTGCTGCCGAATTAACAACGTTACTCGACAGCGTGAGGTATAGTTACGCTTCGCTTACATACGATATCTCCAATGGTATTGCAGAAGGGCTAGTGCTTGTCACAGAGATCTTCAAATATGGCGACCATGACCATAAAATGTTAGTTGGAGGAATATGTAATTTGGACGACCGAGCAGCAATGTTAGTATGTAATAGGTGTGGATATCCTAATGGTGGCAAG CCAGCCGCGTTCCCATCTCCAGAGAGGACGATGCCCATGGTATTGAATGAACTTGATTGTGTTCATTCAGATACGCTGTCTAGTTGCAGAAAGGTATTTTCATTGGAAGGAAACTGCAGCCAAGCGGGGGTCATGAATAACGGCGTCCAGTGTT ATACATCATTAAGGCCATCTGTTATTGGAGCGTTATCGTTTGTCGCTCAGGCATCTATCATAATTGTAGTTGCCGGTATATGTGGAATATGCTGGGTTCAGCGACACGACAAGAATCCTCCTGCTGACAGGAGACAAATCTATCTCACAGTCAGTGGAAACGAGGTCTATCCACCTGGCCAAGCAACCTATCAACCATCTAGCTGA